The sequence below is a genomic window from Deinococcus carri.
CCGCGCCGCCGCCATCTGTGGCGACTTCACACGAGGTCTGCCCGGCGAACCCTACTTCCGCCCGATTCGTGAGGCGGCCTACACCGGAGGGGAGTACCTGAACCCCGAGCACCGCCCCGGCTACTTCACCACCGCCTATTTTCACCACCCGCATGAACTGGAGGCGGAACTGGCCGCAGCGGGAGTCCGGGACGTGACGCTCTACGCTCTGGAAGGCCCGGCCAGCCTGCTGCCCGACCCGGAGGAGATCATGCGCGACGCGGAACGCCGGGAAGGACTGCTCGCCGCCCTGCGTCTGATGGAGCGTGACCCGGCCCTGCTGGGTGTTACCCCACATCTGCTGGCGGTGGGGCAGGGCTGAACCTGTCCCCGTAGCTCGCCCCCGTGAAGGTCAGCCCGTACCCCGGCACGTTCGCCCCCGCCTGCGCGCGCTCCCGCCCGGCGAGGATGGCGGCCACCGCCTCCGGGGCGAGTTTGCCCTGGCCGACCAGCAGCAGCGTCCCGACCAGCCCGCGCACCATGTGGCGCAGGAAGCTCTCACCCGCGACCCGCACCTCCCAGACGCTTCCGCCAGGAACAGGGGGGCCGGGATACACGGCGAGCGCCCGCACCTCCCGCACGGTCTGGCGGTCCTCGCGGGTGGCGAAGGCGGCGAAGTCGTGGGTGCCGACGAGGGCGGCGGCGGCGGCATTCATGGCGGGCATGTCCAGCGGACCGGGGACGTGCAGCACCCGACCCACCCAGAGCGGGTGCCGCTGCGGCGCATTCAACAGCCGATAGGTGTACCGCCGCTCGGTGCAGGAGAAACGGGCGTGAAAGCCCGCGGGGGCAGGCCCGGCATCCAGCACCGCCACGCTGGGTGGCAGGTGGGCATTCAGCGCCCACGCGAGCTTTTCCGGCGGGATGCGGAAGCTCTCCGGCACGTCCACATGGGCAGGCATTGCCTCGGCGTGAACGCCCGCGTCGGTGCGCCCGGCGGCGACGGGGCGGGCTGCTCCTTCCCCGCCCAGGCGCAGCAGCGCGGCGTGAAGCGTGTCCTGGACACTGGGGGCATTGAGCTGGGCCT
It includes:
- the truA gene encoding tRNA pseudouridine(38-40) synthase TruA codes for the protein MTGVPTFAPPPGFQRLRLLLAWDGADFAGWQAQLNAPSVQDTLHAALLRLGGEGAARPVAAGRTDAGVHAEAMPAHVDVPESFRIPPEKLAWALNAHLPPSVAVLDAGPAPAGFHARFSCTERRYTYRLLNAPQRHPLWVGRVLHVPGPLDMPAMNAAAAALVGTHDFAAFATREDRQTVREVRALAVYPGPPVPGGSVWEVRVAGESFLRHMVRGLVGTLLLVGQGKLAPEAVAAILAGRERAQAGANVPGYGLTFTGASYGDRFSPAPPPADVG